The DNA region GCTAAAGCGGATGGGGTACGATTCCCAGAAGGTGTACTCCTTCCTTCACGTGGGAGGGAACCTGGACACTTCGGATCTGCAGTCCCTGCTATCCGAGCCGGTCAGCTCCTGGCAACGGTTTCTCTACTGCACGTCCTTCGGCCAGCTACTGGCGGGTATAGGGGAGCAGATGTCCATGGAGGAGGCCATGCCGCTCCTAGAGAAGGCGATAGATGACCACTTCTCTCAGTACTGGAGCGGTTACCGCTATAGGATCGACGCGCCGGAGAACGTCCTGGCTTTCCTTTGGGGTAAGGAGATGGAGGTAAAGAACGTGAGGATGATCCTCGTCTCCAAGGCCACCAATTACGACAAGGAGCGGGTTAGGAGGCTGTTGCGCCATGGATATCCGTAACCACAAGGGGATAGGCGCGTTGGGGGATTACGAGAGCGTGCTCCCCTTTCAGGCCATAGGGCTTGATACGGTGGTTGTGTCCTCCGAGGATGGGGACGATGAGGTCCTTAATGCCATAAGGAAGTTCAGGACCGGTAACTACGCCATCCTCTTCGTCACCGAGGCCATCTACGCCAAGTTCCGGGATGTGTTGGATGAGGTGAACGACGCGGAGGACCTCACGGTGGTCCCCATGCCAGGCATAGGCGGCTCCATGGGGCTGGGGATGCAGTCCATCCGGAAATGCGTGGAGCGAGCGGTTGGGATGGACATATTCGCCGTCCAATAAGGGTACCTTAAAAAAGTTTTCTGGGGGCGATATTAGTGGCAGATAAGAGGACCGTACAGGGATATATCTCTAAGATATCGGGCCCTCTCGTCGTGGCGTCCGGCATGGGTGGAGCGTGCATGTACGACGTGGTGAGGGTTGGCAACATGGGGCTCGTGGGTGAGATCATAGAGCTCAAGGGGGATACCGCCTCCATCCAGGTTTACGAGGAGACCTCGGGGCTCATGCCCGGGGAGCCGGTGGTCAGCACCGGCGAGCCTTTGAGCGTGGAGTTGGCGCCTGGACTCATCGAGCAGTTCTACGATGGGGTTCAGCGGCCGCTCAACAGCATAGAGTCGGTGGCCAAGAGTCCCTACATATCCAGGGGCATCTCGGTCCCGGCGGTGGATCGCCACAGGAAGTGGTTCTTCGAGCCCAAGGTAAAGGAGGGGGATCAGGTATCCTCCGGGGATGTGCTCGGGGTTGTGAAGGAGACCGTGCTGGTGGAGCACCGCATACTGGTCCCCTACGGGGTTTCCGGCCAGGTGGTCTCCATCAAGGCGGGGGACTTCACCGTGGAGGAGGTTGTGGCGGTGATCCGCACCAGCGAAGGCGATCGGGAGGTCAGTATGTTGCAGCGCTGGCCGGTCCGTGTTCCACGCCCGGTGGCCAAGCGGCTTCCGCCCGATACCCCCTTGAGCACCGGGCAGCGGGTGGTGGATACCCTCTTCCCAATAGCTCGTGGAGGAACCGCATGCGTCCCCGGCCCCTTCGGCTCCGGCAAGACGGTCATCCAGCACCAGCTGGCCAAGTGGGCCGATGCGGAGATAGTGGTCTACATAGGCTGTGGCGAGCGGGGCAACGAGATGACCGACGTGCTCCTGGAGTTCCCGGAGCTGGAGGATCCCCGTTCCGGCCAGCCGCTTATGAAGAGGACCGTGCTCATCGCCAACACCTCCAACATGCCGGTGGCGGCCCGGGAGGCCTCCATATACACTGGAATAACCATAGCGGAGTACTATCGAGATATGGGCTACTCGGTGGCCCTCATGGCGGACTCCACTAGCCGTTGGGCGGAGGCCCTTCGGGAGATATCCGGCCGTCTCGAGGAGATGCCCGGCGAGGAGGGCTACCCCGCCTACCTGGGCACCCGGTTGGCATCCTTCTACGAGAGGGCCGGCAGGGCCATATGCCTGGGTTCCGATAGCCGAGAGGGGGCGGTGTCGATCATAGGGGCGGTCTCGCCTCCGGGAGGAGACCTGTCCGAGCCGGTCACCCAGAACACCCTTCGGGTCACCAAGGTCTTCTGGGGGTTGGACGCCAACCTGGCCTATCAGCGGCACTTCCCGGCCATAAACTGGCTTACCAGCTACTCCCTCTACGCGGAGAAGCTTGGGGAGTACTGGGACAACCTGTACGACGGGGAGTGGAGCGCCTACAGGACCGAGGCCATGGGCCTTCTGGAGGACGAGGATAGGCTTAAGGAGATCGTGCGGTTGGTGGGTATAGACTCCCTGTCAAAGGAGGAGAGGATGACCCTGGAGACCGCCAAGTCCCTCCGTGAGGACTTCCTGCACCAGAACGCCTTCCACGAGGTGGACACCTACGCCTCCATGAACAAGCAGTTCAAGATGCTTCGCAACATCCTTACCTTCCATCACCTGGCGATGGAGGCCCTGCAGAGGGGGGCGTTGCTGAAGGACGTGCTGGAGCTTCCCATAAGGGAGGAGATAGCCAGGATGAGGTACCTGGATGAGAAGGAGATCTCCAAGCTGGACGAGCTGGAGGATAGGATCAAGCAGGTGTTAGGGCAGCTTTCCGCCAGTGGAGGTGATGAGGATGTTGCCTAAGGAGTATCGTACAATCTCCGACCTCTCGGGTCCTCTCCTGGTGGTGGAGAAGGTCAGCGACGTTCGCTACGATGAGCTGGTGGAGATATCTCTCGCCAACGGGGAGAAGAGGCGGGGGAGGGTCCTTGAGATAACTACCGACAAGGCACTGGTCCAGGTCTTCGAGGGGACCACCGGTATAGACACCGAGAGCACCAAGGTCCGTTTCCTGGGCAAGGTGCTCACC from Thermanaerovibrio acidaminovorans DSM 6589 includes:
- a CDS encoding V-type ATP synthase subunit F; amino-acid sequence: MDIRNHKGIGALGDYESVLPFQAIGLDTVVVSSEDGDDEVLNAIRKFRTGNYAILFVTEAIYAKFRDVLDEVNDAEDLTVVPMPGIGGSMGLGMQSIRKCVERAVGMDIFAVQ
- a CDS encoding V-type ATP synthase subunit A, with protein sequence MADKRTVQGYISKISGPLVVASGMGGACMYDVVRVGNMGLVGEIIELKGDTASIQVYEETSGLMPGEPVVSTGEPLSVELAPGLIEQFYDGVQRPLNSIESVAKSPYISRGISVPAVDRHRKWFFEPKVKEGDQVSSGDVLGVVKETVLVEHRILVPYGVSGQVVSIKAGDFTVEEVVAVIRTSEGDREVSMLQRWPVRVPRPVAKRLPPDTPLSTGQRVVDTLFPIARGGTACVPGPFGSGKTVIQHQLAKWADAEIVVYIGCGERGNEMTDVLLEFPELEDPRSGQPLMKRTVLIANTSNMPVAAREASIYTGITIAEYYRDMGYSVALMADSTSRWAEALREISGRLEEMPGEEGYPAYLGTRLASFYERAGRAICLGSDSREGAVSIIGAVSPPGGDLSEPVTQNTLRVTKVFWGLDANLAYQRHFPAINWLTSYSLYAEKLGEYWDNLYDGEWSAYRTEAMGLLEDEDRLKEIVRLVGIDSLSKEERMTLETAKSLREDFLHQNAFHEVDTYASMNKQFKMLRNILTFHHLAMEALQRGALLKDVLELPIREEIARMRYLDEKEISKLDELEDRIKQVLGQLSASGGDEDVA